In the genome of uncultured Methanobrevibacter sp., the window CTTAATACAAGTTTCTTAGCTGATTTTTTAACAGTTACAGTCTTTTTGGTTTTTAATACCTGTTTTACTGTTAATTTGTTTTTAACTGTTTGACCTTTGTAGGTTGCAGCTATTGTATATTTTCCAGGAGTAACTTTGGAAGGTATTTTCAATATTGCATATCCGTTTGCATTGGTTCTTACCTTGAATGTCTTTTTGCCGATTTTAATGGTTACCAATTGGTTTTTACCTGCAAATTGACCGTTATCAGCCCTTACACGTACCTTGTATGAGTGTCCGTCATAGTAGTACATGTTCACATTTGAATTTCCGGCAAATCTGGACAGGACATTTATAGTTATCCTTAATTGTTCACCAGTTTCTGGATTTGCATAGTCAATATAATGTTTTCCTATTTCGTTTTTTGGGTCAATACCAATAGTCAATGTACCATTTGCATCAGTTTTTGCTCCTTTGATTACTTCATTGTCAAATTTAGCAGTTACTAAAGTATTTGCAAGAGGAGTTCCATTAGAGTCAAAGAACTGCACAGTGAATGAGCTTTTGGCGTTGTATGCCACGTTCATGCTTTTTTCATCATCACTGAATATGGTTGTTTTTACCAATACCATGCTTGAGAATGTTTGATTTTTGTATGTTATAGTTACAAGGTATTCTCCGGCAGGTAAAACTCCCAATGATATGCTTCCAGTTCCGTTAGATATTTGTATAGTGTAATTTTTATCTTGGAAACTGGCTTGAATGATGTCGGCTTCTGTAACATTGTAAACTGTAAATATGGTTTCATTATTATCGAAATATTTCACAACATCTTTTGTAATTACAGGACTGTGGTAAGTGTATGCCTTAACAGAAGCAACCATATTTTTATTTGAAAGATCAACAAATTTACCGTTATCCACCGCATAATTTACACCGGTCATATGTGCAGTTCTCATTCCTTCAACATATGGCATTGAAGAGGATTGGATTCTGATTTCAAATGTAGAATTAGGATCCACTGCAACATATTTATCCAATTTGATGGTTTCATATCCTGCATGAGTTGATTTTCCACTTTGGCTGTAAGCTACACGATTATTAAGGAATATTGAAATAGTATATGGAGTATTTGCATTTTCAAAGTAAGTTCCAACAGCAGCAATTATGTCTCCGTTTTCACTTGAATATATCTGTCCGTATGTATCGTAATTGTAAGAGTAGCCAGAAATTCCGTTCACTTCATTTTGGTATAGTTTTTCATAGAATTCAACATTATCAAAGGTGAATCCTACTGCATTCGCTTTCAATGACGCATCATAGTATGAAATGTAGAAGTATCCTCCATCTCCCCAGTCGGTTCCCCAGCTGTTTTTACAAATCCATGCACCGTTTCCAGGAGCAGGAGTTGAAAATTTGTTTTTTGAGAAGTTATCATCCCAACCAACCAAAGTAACGTAATGGTTTCCATTGTATTTGGAGTTGTATATTGACTTGTATTTATTGCTGTATGACGGATCTCGTGAATCTGCACCGTATACAAATAGGTTCAATGCACCATATTTTGTTAAATATTGCTTAATGGCATCCATATCATTTATATCTATGTAAACGGCATTTACTGTACGGTATGCACCATCAGGACTATAAGGTATTTTGGAAATTTTTCCAAGCTCATCATATGAGTCCTCTAATGTATTTGTTGCTCCAAACCAGCTTACAAAGTAAGCAGCAGACATATGCAATGTTCCGCCTTCAATTTCCTCAATCATTCCATAAATGGAATAACGCAGACCGAGGTTTTGAATATTATTTTCGGAAATGTCTATTTCTTTTCCGGTTGCAATTAAGAAAGAGGATTCAAATGCACCTGCTGCTCCAAATGCCCAACATGAACCCATTGAACCTTGATTTTTAACAGGAGTAACTAATCCTAAATCATTTAAATTGAAATATGAGTCCTTTGCAGAACCGTTAATAGGTCGTGGATCCAATATGATTTTTTCCCCATTGTATCTTACGATATAGTTAAAGCTTCTGTCATCTATTGTGCTTGTGTATTCACCACAGTTTGTTATGTTGGATCCCTCATCATCAAATCGGGTGTAAATATCTTTGCCGTTGTTTTTGAACTGTGAATTCATGATTTTATATTGTGTGGAATAACTGTAAATCGCCCCTCCTTCGCTTGCAACATTGTCTGTGAAAGTACAATTGTCAATTGTTGCGATTTCAAAGTCAAGAAGTACAGCACCACCATATCCATCATTTTCATTTGCTTTATTGTTAGTGAATGTGCCTTTGTTTATAATTACAGTTGCATTTGAGGTATATATTGCCCCTCCATTTTCATTTACTATATTGTTTGTGAATGTGGAGTTGGTTACAATAAGGACCCCACCTAACTGAAGTAATGCTCCTCCAAACTCTGCAGAGTTTTTGTCAAACAATGTATTTTGGATATTAACTAATCCTCCATTACAATTGGTTCCGTCACCGTTAATGTCTGCAAAGATAGCTCCACCATTTCGGGCAGCACTGACATTTATAAATTCACACTCATCTACAGTTAAATATGTATAATTGGTCGGATTTCCGCCTTTGATTGCAATAGCTCCGGCAGTCGCATTGGCTGTCAGATTAATGAATTTTGATTTTTTGACTGTTGTTAAACCTGAGTTGTATATTGCAGTTGCATATTTTGAGGCAATGTTTGCAAAAACACTGTTTGAAATCTCTATATTACTGCTACTTCCATAAATCAAACTCCAGGTTATTGGATTTTTGTTTGTAAATGTTGCATTATCCATAACTAATTGAGAGTCCTTTGCAAATATTGCAGACCCTGAACCCTGTGCAGAGGCGTCAATAAACCTGTCGTCAGTACTGTTAAACTCACCACCACTGCAGTATACCGCACCTCCAAAATCAGCAGAATTTGTATTCATGAATGTTACATTGACAGTAACAAGTCCTGAATTTACTTGAATTGCACTGTCATTTGTATTTTTCAAAATGAGATTTTTTAAAGTTAATGTGCCTTCGGATACTTTAAACATGAATGTTTTACCATCGGCATCAATAACATGATTGTTTCCATTTATTGTAAAGTTATCTTTAAATTCAATATACTTTATAGTGTCTTTTTCATCATATTTGTAATCGTTTTCTAAAGTTATTGCATCATCTGTTTTATTTATTGCATCAAATAAATCAGTGAATGACTTTTCGGAAGCATCAGAAATGACATCTTGTGTATCCGTCAGTTCCAAGGTGTCCTGTGCAGTCTGATTTGCATCTTCAGCACAAACTACTCCCATGGTCAGTATCAATAAAAATAGAAAGATTACAGATGACTTGATTAATTTCAATTTAATCTCTCCTATATTTTGTACAATACTATATACCATATTATTATATAAATAACTAATCATACAATTAATTTTAATACAAAATAAGGTGATAAAATGCATAAGAATATACTTTTAGAAAATGTTGATAAAATTCATACAACAGAAATGGGAGTTGGAAGGATTCAGAAAAATTTAGGCATTAGTGAAGAACCTGTAAGCTATTGCATTTCAAAATTAAAACAGGAAAATTCTTCTGTTACAAAAGAAGGTAAAAATTACTATGTCAATGTTGATGACTGCATAATTACCATCAATTCCAGCAGTTTTACAATAATAACTGCACATAAAAAATAATTAATGTGAAAAAAAAGTAAAAAAAAGAAGAGATTGAAAATCTCTTAAAATCTATTCATCCATATCTTCAAATCTGGATTCTAATTTTTCCATTACACCAGGAAGTGAGGTGTATTCCATTTCTTCAGCAGGTAATCTGTGAGGTTCAAATGGACCGTGTCTTCTGATGTAAGTTGCGATTTTAGCAGCTTGTTCACGGGTAGGGTCAAATGCAGGGTCATCGAATAAATCGACTGGTCCGATTAATTCACCGTTAGCTACTTGGAAACCTAAACCTACTACTCTAGGAGGTCCGTCGAATCTGATTGGGTTTGCTTCTGCTTCGGAAACAGGCATCATTGGACCGTTGTGGGATCCTCTCATCCATCCGCTTACCATGTGTGGGAATGCAAATGGGTCTACACATTCACCGTTTGCAGGGAAACCAGATTGTGCTCTTACCATACATACTGGGTCGTCTTTACCGACGTATTCTCCAGCCATTAAGTTTAATCTTTCAGTACTTATTGCAGCTGCGATTTCACCGTTTTTCTTCCATACTCTTTTAATTACGTATCTGCCGGTGGAACCAATTAATGCAAGTAAATCATACATTTCTTCAGGACAGTTTAAGATAACTTTTCTGTGTTCGATTACATCGAATACTTCAAATTTGAATCCATCGTGTAATGAAGGGTCAATAACAAGACCTGCAGTGTTGAATGGGTCTGCGAAGATTCTGAATACTGGTAAGTTGAATGCACCAGGTTCGGTTTTGTCACAGCAGAAGATTAACACAGGATCAGATGGTCTTTCTTCGAATTCCATTTCTGCTACACCAGGACCCATACCTTTGATGTTTCCAGAGAAGGTATCGGATAATAAGTCTTGACCTGCACCGTATAATTTTAATTCACGTGCTCTTTCAGTAGCTTTCATGAATGCATCGTATGCAGTTTTGTGTACTTCTTCGTTTTCTACACCTTTGTCGTGGGTCATGATTAAGTCAATGTCGTCACCACAACGGGATATATAGTAATCTTTTAAGATACCTGCTTCTAAAGCTTCGTTTAAAACTTCATCACAAATATCCATTAATTCAGGGTGTGCGACACAATGTCCGGACACACTTCCAATATCAGCTTTAATTACACTAACAGTAGTTTTCATATTAATAACCTCGATTAGTAAATTAATTATTTACTAGACATTTATTATTTT includes:
- a CDS encoding C1 family peptidase yields the protein MKLIKSSVIFLFLLILTMGVVCAEDANQTAQDTLELTDTQDVISDASEKSFTDLFDAINKTDDAITLENDYKYDEKDTIKYIEFKDNFTINGNNHVIDADGKTFMFKVSEGTLTLKNLILKNTNDSAIQVNSGLVTVNVTFMNTNSADFGGAVYCSGGEFNSTDDRFIDASAQGSGSAIFAKDSQLVMDNATFTNKNPITWSLIYGSSSNIEISNSVFANIASKYATAIYNSGLTTVKKSKFINLTANATAGAIAIKGGNPTNYTYLTVDECEFINVSAARNGGAIFADINGDGTNCNGGLVNIQNTLFDKNSAEFGGALLQLGGVLIVTNSTFTNNIVNENGGAIYTSNATVIINKGTFTNNKANENDGYGGAVLLDFEIATIDNCTFTDNVASEGGAIYSYSTQYKIMNSQFKNNGKDIYTRFDDEGSNITNCGEYTSTIDDRSFNYIVRYNGEKIILDPRPINGSAKDSYFNLNDLGLVTPVKNQGSMGSCWAFGAAGAFESSFLIATGKEIDISENNIQNLGLRYSIYGMIEEIEGGTLHMSAAYFVSWFGATNTLEDSYDELGKISKIPYSPDGAYRTVNAVYIDINDMDAIKQYLTKYGALNLFVYGADSRDPSYSNKYKSIYNSKYNGNHYVTLVGWDDNFSKNKFSTPAPGNGAWICKNSWGTDWGDGGYFYISYYDASLKANAVGFTFDNVEFYEKLYQNEVNGISGYSYNYDTYGQIYSSENGDIIAAVGTYFENANTPYTISIFLNNRVAYSQSGKSTHAGYETIKLDKYVAVDPNSTFEIRIQSSSMPYVEGMRTAHMTGVNYAVDNGKFVDLSNKNMVASVKAYTYHSPVITKDVVKYFDNNETIFTVYNVTEADIIQASFQDKNYTIQISNGTGSISLGVLPAGEYLVTITYKNQTFSSMVLVKTTIFSDDEKSMNVAYNAKSSFTVQFFDSNGTPLANTLVTAKFDNEVIKGAKTDANGTLTIGIDPKNEIGKHYIDYANPETGEQLRITINVLSRFAGNSNVNMYYYDGHSYKVRVRADNGQFAGKNQLVTIKIGKKTFKVRTNANGYAILKIPSKVTPGKYTIAATYKGQTVKNKLTVKQVLKTKKTVTVKKSAKKLVLSATLKKGKTALKSKVVKFKVNGKTYKARTNKKGIAKVTIKKAAINKLKVKKYTVKVSYLNDAVKSTLNVRR
- a CDS encoding DUF3781 domain-containing protein, which codes for MHKNILLENVDKIHTTEMGVGRIQKNLGISEEPVSYCISKLKQENSSVTKEGKNYYVNVDDCIITINSSSFTIITAHKK
- the fbp gene encoding fructose-1,6-bisphosphate aldolase/phosphatase, which produces MKTTVSVIKADIGSVSGHCVAHPELMDICDEVLNEALEAGILKDYYISRCGDDIDLIMTHDKGVENEEVHKTAYDAFMKATERARELKLYGAGQDLLSDTFSGNIKGMGPGVAEMEFEERPSDPVLIFCCDKTEPGAFNLPVFRIFADPFNTAGLVIDPSLHDGFKFEVFDVIEHRKVILNCPEEMYDLLALIGSTGRYVIKRVWKKNGEIAAAISTERLNLMAGEYVGKDDPVCMVRAQSGFPANGECVDPFAFPHMVSGWMRGSHNGPMMPVSEAEANPIRFDGPPRVVGLGFQVANGELIGPVDLFDDPAFDPTREQAAKIATYIRRHGPFEPHRLPAEEMEYTSLPGVMEKLESRFEDMDE